In Nicotiana tabacum cultivar K326 chromosome 17, ASM71507v2, whole genome shotgun sequence, one DNA window encodes the following:
- the LOC107804363 gene encoding serine acetyltransferase 2-like: protein MACLGDDTWFALSQMRSASLTLQENSENFGPDNSAMGEYRLEKVFPVYAVGVSEPDPNLIVSVDNTASTVGDPIWDAVKLDAKLEAEKEPILSSFLYASILTHDCLERALSFVLSNRLQNPTLLATQLMDIFSDVIMHNRCIQCSIRLDLQACKDRDPSCLSYCSALLYLKGYHSLQTHRVAHALWKQGRKVLALALQSRVSEVFGVDIHPAAQIGEGILLDHATGIVIGETAVIGNRVSLMQGVTLGGTGKETGDRHPKIGQGALIGASATILGNIKIGEGAMVGAGSLVMKDVPPHSMVTGIPAKVIGYVDDQDPSLTMKHDASKEFFKRVAISCNEARSNGAVASERDDGAT, encoded by the exons ATGGCTTGTTTGGGCGACGACACTTGGTTCGCTCTTTCTCAAATGCGCAGCGCCTCGTTAACCCTCCAAGAAAACTCAGAAAATTTTGGACCCGATAATTCAGCCATGGGAGAGTACCGCTTGGAAAAAGTCTTTCCAGTTTACGCTGTTGGAGTATCCGAGCCCGACCCGAACTTGATCGTCTCAGTTGACAATACAGCTTCTACTGTAGGTGACCCTATCTGGGATGCTGTTAAGCTTGACGCTAAGTTGGAG GCAGAGAAGGAGCCAATATTAAGCAGCTTCTTGTACGCGAGTATTTTGACTCATGATTGTTTGGAGCGGGCATTGAGTTTTGTTCTTTCCAACCGCTTGCAAAATCCTACACTTTTGGCAACTCAATTAATGGACATATTTTCTGATGTAATAATGCACAATAGGTGCATCCAATGTTCTATTCGACTTGATTTACAG GCATGTAAAGATAGGGATCCTTCTTGTTTGTCATACTGTTCTGCTCTTTTGTACCTTAAG GGTTATCATTCTTTACAAACACATCGAGTTGCACATGCATTATGGAAACAAGGGCGCAAAGTTTTGGCATTGGCATTGCAAAGTCGAGTTAGTGAG GTTTTTGGAGTTGATATACATCCAG CTGCCCAAATTGGAGAGGGAATTCTTCTGGATCATGCGACTGGTATTGTTATTGGTGAAACCGCTGTCATAGGGAATAGAGTTTCGCTAATGCAG GGGGTAACCTTAGGAGGAACTGGGAAAGAAACTGGTGACAGGCATCCCAAAATAGGTCAAGGTGCACTCATTGGAGCTAGTGCAACTATACTTGGAAATATAAAAATTGGGGAAGGTGCAATGGTTGGTGCTGGTTCCCTTGTAATGAAGGATGTCCCTCCCCACAG TATGGTGACAGGAATACCAGCAAAGGTGATTGGTTATGTAGATGATCAAGATCCATCTTTAACAATGAAGCATG